The proteins below are encoded in one region of Geotoga petraea:
- the yfcE gene encoding phosphodiesterase, which produces MKLGVISDVHGSSEYLVKALKSIGIVDRYLLLGDVLYHGARNDLPEGYNPKKVIDLLKDKQFSFITGNCDSQIDHHVLNIPEPIYYKTESYNDMNMFMTHGWTPKIQEAIEMAKELKCNVLLYGHTHIPEFTKNNGIYVINPGSISLPKEDSKHTAIRIEIGNNKYIVEFIDIIKNEVYKREELEF; this is translated from the coding sequence TTGAAATTAGGTGTTATTAGCGATGTTCATGGCTCATCAGAATACTTAGTGAAAGCTTTGAAGTCTATTGGAATTGTTGATAGATACTTGCTTTTAGGAGATGTATTGTATCATGGAGCGAGAAATGATTTGCCTGAAGGTTATAATCCCAAAAAAGTGATAGATTTATTGAAAGATAAACAGTTTTCTTTTATCACAGGAAATTGTGATTCCCAAATAGACCATCATGTTTTGAACATTCCTGAACCAATTTACTATAAAACAGAGTCGTACAACGATATGAATATGTTTATGACTCATGGATGGACTCCAAAGATACAAGAGGCAATAGAGATGGCGAAGGAATTAAAGTGCAACGTACTCCTTTATGGTCACACTCACATACCAGAATTCACGAAAAACAACGGTATATACGTAATAAATCCTGGTTCAATATCTTTACCAAAAGAGGATAGTAAACATACAGCTATTAGAATTGAAATTGGAAATAACAAATATATTGTTGAGTTTATAGATATAATAAAAAATGAAGTATATAAAAGAGAGGAGTTGGAATTTTGA
- the gatC gene encoding Asp-tRNA(Asn)/Glu-tRNA(Gln) amidotransferase subunit GatC has protein sequence MIKVNDELINKLKKLSNIELTYEEEEIIKEDLNKLLDYMSELDEINVEGTEELTNPINKEIKAPLHKDQVEDFENSEKIIENFPEKNGKYLRVPGIHG, from the coding sequence ATGATCAAAGTAAATGATGAACTAATCAACAAACTAAAAAAGTTATCAAACATTGAGCTAACTTATGAAGAAGAAGAAATAATCAAAGAAGATTTAAACAAGTTATTAGATTATATGTCAGAATTAGACGAAATAAACGTTGAAGGAACAGAAGAACTTACAAACCCTATAAATAAGGAAATTAAGGCACCTTTACACAAAGACCAAGTAGAGGATTTTGAAAATAGCGAAAAGATAATTGAGAACTTCCCAGAAAAAAATGGCAAATATTTGAGAGTGCCTGGAATTCATGGATAA
- the xth gene encoding exodeoxyribonuclease III has protein sequence MKLISWNVNGIRAIYRKNLLEFLEEYNPDILAIQETKARPQQLTKKLLNYGDYYKFFSSAEKKGYSGVATFSKPEPKGVKYGFGNEKYDSEGRILLTEYEDFSLFNIYFPNGKSKQERLDYKMDFYYDFLKFINDYKKQQPNIIVCGDVNTAHKEIDLARPKDNETVSGFLPEEREWIDKFLDSGFYDSFRMFNQEPDNYSWWDYKTKARERNVGWRIDYFFVSEGIKNRVKKADILNEVYGSDHCPIMIEI, from the coding sequence ATGAAATTGATTTCTTGGAACGTTAACGGAATAAGGGCAATATATAGAAAAAATCTTTTAGAATTTTTAGAAGAATACAATCCAGATATTTTGGCTATTCAAGAAACAAAGGCAAGACCTCAACAACTAACAAAAAAACTCCTTAACTATGGTGACTATTACAAATTTTTCTCATCTGCAGAAAAAAAAGGATATTCAGGAGTAGCTACATTTTCAAAACCAGAGCCAAAAGGGGTTAAATATGGATTTGGAAACGAAAAATATGATTCTGAAGGAAGAATTCTTTTGACTGAATATGAAGATTTTTCTCTTTTCAACATATATTTTCCAAATGGAAAATCAAAGCAGGAAAGGTTAGACTACAAGATGGATTTTTATTATGACTTTTTGAAATTCATAAATGATTATAAAAAACAACAGCCCAATATAATTGTCTGTGGGGATGTTAACACAGCTCATAAAGAAATCGATCTTGCGAGGCCGAAAGATAACGAAACAGTTTCTGGATTTTTACCTGAAGAAAGAGAATGGATAGATAAATTTCTTGACTCTGGATTTTATGATTCTTTTAGAATGTTTAATCAAGAACCAGATAATTATTCTTGGTGGGACTACAAAACAAAAGCAAGAGAGAGAAACGTGGGATGGAGAATAGATTATTTCTTTGTTAGCGAAGGAATTAAAAATAGAGTCAAAAAAGCTGATATACTGAATGAGGTATACGGATCAGATCATTGCCCTATTATGATTGAAATATAA
- a CDS encoding YraN family protein — translation MNKQGIIYEDTATKYLLKKGYKILDRNFKTKFGEIDIIALDKDILVFIEVKGGKDDLYDPAERADINKLRKVMRTADFYISRYKGNFEEVRIDVISVNKNLEINHYPSQRI, via the coding sequence ATGAATAAACAAGGTATTATCTATGAAGATACGGCCACAAAATATTTGTTAAAAAAAGGTTATAAAATTCTGGACAGAAATTTTAAAACAAAATTTGGAGAAATTGATATAATAGCATTAGACAAAGATATTTTGGTTTTTATAGAAGTGAAAGGCGGGAAAGATGATCTCTATGACCCCGCTGAAAGAGCAGACATCAATAAGCTTAGAAAAGTTATGAGAACTGCTGATTTTTATATCAGTAGATACAAAGGTAATTTTGAAGAAGTAAGAATCGATGTAATATCGGTTAACAAAAATCTTGAAATAAATCATTATCCCTCACAAAGAATTTGA
- a CDS encoding HAD family hydrolase, with product MKEYAAFFDMDKTILSENSGQLFYKYYFNKGEVKFVDYLKLLPIPILYAFGMLKLEYISKVLSDKYIGLSESEIYSKTQKWFDDFGHKFIRDKMIDEIEYHRNKNAEIVLISASPRNICYPVFSHLNMDELISTDLIIENNVFKGIQGNSVYKEEKVNRAEKFLKENNMTFEDSYFYSDSISDLPLLEKVGNPVCVNPDKKLAKIAINKQWKILEV from the coding sequence ATGAAAGAATATGCGGCATTTTTTGATATGGACAAAACAATATTGTCAGAAAACAGTGGACAACTTTTTTATAAGTATTATTTTAACAAGGGTGAGGTGAAATTTGTAGATTATTTAAAGCTTTTACCAATTCCGATTTTATATGCTTTTGGAATGCTCAAGTTAGAGTACATCTCAAAAGTATTATCTGATAAATATATTGGCCTATCAGAATCGGAAATATATAGCAAAACACAAAAATGGTTTGATGATTTTGGACACAAGTTTATAAGGGATAAAATGATTGATGAGATAGAATATCACAGGAATAAAAATGCTGAAATAGTTTTAATATCTGCCTCACCAAGAAATATATGTTACCCTGTTTTTTCACACTTGAATATGGATGAGCTCATAAGTACAGATTTGATAATCGAAAACAATGTTTTCAAAGGGATACAAGGTAATAGTGTTTATAAAGAAGAGAAGGTCAACAGAGCAGAAAAATTTTTAAAAGAAAACAACATGACTTTTGAAGATAGTTATTTTTATTCTGATTCAATATCTGACTTGCCATTATTGGAAAAGGTTGGCAACCCAGTTTGTGTGAATCCAGATAAAAAATTAGCCAAAATTGCAATTAATAAACAATGGAAAATATTAGAAGTATGA
- a CDS encoding MBL fold metallo-hydrolase: MNIIEPKVLFENEDHKFILLGIEDSQKQGVTTNQYLVVHKDEGVLLDPGGVHVFPMVLSNVVEFISPQKIKGIFYSHQDPDVSSGISLWANSINSKFYVSGLWERFLPHFGVFDNSKIVPIKDNGGKITFSDGYSMDIIPTHFLHSIGNFTVYDSISKILFSGDIGTAVIEAKGNVFVDNFQDHIKNIEGFHKRYMTSSKACKVWSKLIKNYDIELMAPQHGLLYKKQEYKEFLKWFENLKCGIDIIENIYGV, encoded by the coding sequence ATGAATATAATTGAACCAAAGGTTTTATTTGAAAATGAAGACCATAAATTTATTTTATTGGGTATTGAAGATTCGCAAAAACAAGGTGTCACTACCAATCAATATTTGGTGGTGCACAAAGATGAAGGAGTTCTATTAGATCCAGGAGGAGTTCATGTTTTCCCAATGGTTTTATCAAATGTTGTTGAATTTATTTCCCCTCAAAAAATAAAGGGAATTTTCTATTCTCATCAAGACCCAGATGTTTCATCTGGTATATCTCTATGGGCAAACTCTATAAATTCTAAATTCTATGTATCAGGTTTATGGGAAAGATTTTTACCTCACTTTGGAGTATTTGACAATTCTAAGATAGTCCCTATAAAAGATAACGGAGGCAAAATAACTTTTTCAGATGGTTATAGCATGGATATAATACCTACACATTTTTTACATTCAATAGGAAATTTTACAGTTTATGACTCAATTTCAAAAATATTGTTCAGCGGGGACATAGGCACTGCTGTAATAGAAGCTAAAGGAAATGTTTTTGTGGATAATTTCCAAGATCATATAAAAAATATAGAAGGATTTCACAAAAGATATATGACTTCATCAAAAGCATGTAAAGTTTGGAGTAAGTTAATAAAAAATTATGATATTGAGTTAATGGCTCCACAACATGGACTTTTATACAAAAAACAAGAATATAAAGAATTTCTAAAATGGTTTGAAAACTTGAAATGTGGAATCGATATAATTGAAAACATATACGGGGTGTAA
- a CDS encoding aminoacetone oxidase family FAD-binding enzyme, whose protein sequence is MEIYDVAVIGAGAAGTIAAIKASKRNKTILIDRNHKVGKKIYATGNGKCNYTNKNISLNNYHGQNVQFANFSLNKFNNIKTVEFFKKSGVLSKDIDNRIYPVTEESATIVETLEFLLAENDVELLLGYKIHDIELENEIFTISSNHKQVKSKKLIIATGGKSSPNHGSDGSIFDVIKKLGHSITPLKPALVQLETDNKFSKEVKGIRIKGSITIQHKKKEIAKDTGEIMFTDYGLSGIPVMQVSHFTHEYLEKNEKVFASIDFFHEINQVELDKMLLNRKNELKNRKIKDFLKGLVHSKLINMVLVKSGIKNHNSPSEKLSEKDIMSLSKNLKNLTFFITGTKSWKNSQVTFGGVNTLEVDEKTMESKIIKNLYFAGEVIDISGDCGGYNLQWAWSSGYIAGKSTWK, encoded by the coding sequence ATGGAAATTTACGATGTTGCCGTAATAGGTGCTGGAGCTGCAGGAACAATAGCTGCAATCAAAGCTTCAAAAAGAAATAAAACAATACTCATAGACAGGAACCACAAGGTGGGCAAAAAGATATATGCCACAGGGAATGGAAAATGTAATTACACAAACAAAAATATATCTTTGAATAACTACCATGGGCAAAATGTTCAATTTGCTAATTTTTCTTTGAATAAATTCAACAATATTAAAACTGTTGAATTTTTTAAAAAATCTGGAGTATTGTCCAAAGATATAGACAATAGAATTTATCCAGTAACAGAAGAATCAGCAACAATTGTTGAAACTTTGGAATTTCTTTTGGCCGAAAACGACGTAGAACTACTTCTCGGCTACAAAATCCACGACATAGAATTAGAAAACGAGATATTCACAATAAGCTCAAATCACAAACAAGTTAAATCAAAAAAACTAATAATTGCAACCGGGGGGAAATCTTCTCCTAACCATGGGTCAGATGGTTCAATATTTGATGTCATAAAAAAATTAGGCCATTCAATAACTCCTTTAAAACCAGCCTTGGTACAACTTGAAACTGATAACAAATTTTCAAAAGAAGTAAAAGGCATAAGGATAAAAGGCTCTATAACCATCCAACACAAGAAGAAAGAAATAGCAAAAGACACTGGAGAAATAATGTTTACGGATTATGGCCTTTCTGGAATACCAGTTATGCAGGTAAGTCATTTTACCCACGAATACCTTGAAAAAAATGAAAAAGTATTTGCATCAATTGACTTCTTCCATGAAATAAACCAGGTAGAGCTCGACAAAATGTTATTAAATAGAAAAAATGAACTGAAAAACCGAAAAATAAAAGATTTTTTGAAAGGTCTTGTTCATTCAAAACTGATCAACATGGTTTTGGTGAAATCGGGTATTAAAAATCACAACTCTCCATCAGAAAAATTGTCAGAGAAAGATATCATGTCTTTGTCAAAAAATTTAAAAAATCTGACATTTTTCATAACTGGAACAAAATCATGGAAAAATTCACAGGTCACTTTTGGTGGTGTCAATACTTTAGAAGTCGATGAAAAAACAATGGAATCGAAAATAATCAAAAATCTTTATTTCGCTGGCGAAGTCATTGATATTTCTGGCGATTGTGGAGGATATAATCTTCAGTGGGCTTGGAGCTCTGGGTATATTGCTGGAAAAAGCACTTGGAAATAA
- a CDS encoding MFS transporter yields MKSLRILLILPFFSVFTQVGIASSFPQILEMFGNNAFYTSTFIAITPFVSMALGSFWGPILRKYGERKSFLTGLTGWGISFFFVALFLNNPLLAIGFRALQGVFDPLFFNIALTGVSKADISLKEKSKYYGYVEIMGSLGAILGPLILGTGFIYFPNVFLFVLAIFLTVYGLLTFKSVDDVKIDYSKKEKKKFSPVIFLATIFGIITLVAIVSNQVIIPVYVENNFGMPVLGKILSSAFSLFVMLGNFMKHKIYGVKKWLPISVGLVIFVSYLFMSNPLIYIPIAIFSGLLLGLSLTMSSEYASILSKGFEDTGMSVFSSLRISGNIFGPYLAALSMPFVLITLSAITIVSAGLLTVSEEEED; encoded by the coding sequence TTGAAAAGTTTAAGAATTTTATTGATTCTTCCGTTTTTCTCTGTGTTCACACAAGTTGGAATCGCTTCATCATTCCCACAAATTTTAGAGATGTTCGGAAACAATGCATTTTATACCAGTACTTTTATAGCCATTACACCATTTGTTTCTATGGCTTTAGGCTCTTTTTGGGGACCTATCTTAAGAAAATATGGCGAAAGAAAATCTTTCTTGACAGGATTAACTGGCTGGGGTATTAGTTTTTTCTTTGTTGCTCTTTTTTTGAATAATCCTTTATTAGCCATAGGTTTTAGGGCTTTACAAGGTGTTTTTGACCCCTTGTTTTTTAATATTGCTTTAACGGGAGTTTCTAAAGCAGATATTAGTTTGAAAGAAAAATCTAAATATTATGGATATGTTGAAATAATGGGAAGCTTAGGAGCAATTTTAGGGCCTCTAATTTTGGGAACTGGATTTATATATTTCCCAAATGTATTTTTGTTTGTGTTGGCAATATTTTTGACTGTATATGGTTTACTTACTTTTAAAAGTGTAGATGATGTTAAAATTGATTATTCAAAAAAAGAAAAGAAAAAGTTTTCCCCTGTAATATTCTTGGCAACAATTTTTGGTATCATAACATTAGTGGCTATTGTATCAAACCAAGTTATCATACCTGTATATGTTGAAAACAATTTTGGAATGCCTGTTTTGGGGAAAATATTATCTTCGGCGTTTTCATTATTTGTTATGCTTGGTAATTTCATGAAGCACAAGATTTATGGAGTAAAAAAATGGCTACCAATATCAGTAGGGTTGGTTATTTTTGTTTCTTATTTGTTTATGTCGAACCCACTTATTTACATTCCAATTGCAATTTTCAGTGGGCTCTTATTGGGGCTATCTTTAACTATGAGTAGTGAATATGCTTCAATATTATCCAAAGGATTTGAAGACACAGGGATGTCAGTTTTTTCATCTCTTAGGATTAGTGGGAATATTTTTGGTCCGTATTTAGCTGCTCTTAGTATGCCTTTTGTTCTCATAACTTTAAGTGCGATCACAATTGTTTCTGCTGGACTTTTAACTGTTTCAGAAGAAGAGGAGGATTAG
- a CDS encoding methyl-accepting chemotaxis protein — MENKEKKIIQKLSNNLYHENILTSFIVNLDNIIGSRFKKANNNVQEIGYSIIGSVNELNKASDSIDEFVKEGKDEINNINDKNKSMITEINQLGNSLTDIQTQVDDSISSITNMVDQFKEVNSLTENIKRISKQTNILSINASIEASRAGEAGQGFAVVANEVKKLATETKETSDKISDKVQDLSKEINVVLKKINYLSDTFNVFTKITEKSMERTQDNLDLFKKIIYEMDKNNSALISNRDNLNLTIDDLKELLKDIENIDEIISIIINMQKNIKNINL; from the coding sequence ATGGAAAATAAAGAAAAAAAAATCATACAAAAATTATCTAACAATTTGTACCATGAAAATATACTCACCTCTTTTATAGTAAACCTTGATAACATAATAGGTTCAAGGTTTAAAAAGGCAAATAACAACGTGCAAGAGATAGGCTATAGTATTATTGGTTCAGTAAACGAATTGAACAAAGCCTCTGATAGCATAGACGAATTTGTCAAAGAAGGAAAAGATGAAATAAACAATATAAACGATAAAAACAAGAGCATGATTACAGAAATAAATCAACTTGGAAATTCATTAACCGATATCCAGACCCAAGTAGATGATTCTATTAGCTCAATAACAAATATGGTTGATCAGTTTAAAGAGGTCAACAGTCTAACAGAGAATATAAAAAGAATATCAAAACAAACAAATATTTTGTCTATAAACGCTTCAATAGAAGCCAGTAGAGCTGGTGAAGCCGGGCAGGGATTTGCTGTTGTCGCAAACGAAGTTAAAAAACTCGCAACAGAAACAAAAGAAACGTCAGATAAAATTTCCGATAAAGTTCAAGATTTAAGCAAAGAGATAAACGTCGTTTTGAAAAAAATAAACTATTTATCTGATACTTTTAATGTATTCACAAAAATCACAGAAAAATCCATGGAAAGAACACAGGATAACTTGGACCTTTTTAAAAAAATTATATACGAAATGGATAAAAATAATTCCGCTCTAATATCAAATAGAGATAATTTAAATCTAACTATAGATGATTTAAAAGAACTATTAAAAGATATAGAAAATATTGATGAAATAATATCTATAATAATCAACATGCAAAAAAATATTAAAAATATCAATTTGTAG
- a CDS encoding NAD(P)/FAD-dependent oxidoreductase encodes MIRINNIKLQYNHSEQDLIDVLNDKYKIDKKDIIDFEINKKSVDARQKRKMIYFVYSVDLKIKNEEKYGELKYVQTINEKGYEPPKKGDKKLSSRPIIVGSGPAGMFSALLLAEEGYKPLIIEQGEPVNKRVEDINNFWNNGILKENSNIQFGEGGAGTFSDGKLTTLIKDKYGRIQKVFDEFIENGAPEEIKYIKNPHIGTDILRNVVYNIRKKIESLGGEFLFSSKLTDIKLKNNKIEFIEINDKDTIKTEILILAIGHSARKTFEMLAKNGVSLEQKPFSMGVRIEHPQELINKNQYGKFYKEKILPQAEYKLSEKNGNRGIYTFCMCPGGQVIASASEENTIVTNGMSEFKRNKNNANSAILVNVNTNDFPNKNPLSGIELQRNLEKSAFKKNYFAPVQNARDFLEGKISKNYITQPSYKPGIYSDNLEKYLPKYISENLKYGIQKFDNKINGFIDKGILTGFETRSSSPVRILRNDSLQSVNIEGLYPGGEGAGYAGGITSSAVDGIKIAEQIINNYTNKI; translated from the coding sequence ATGATTAGAATAAATAACATTAAACTACAATACAATCATTCAGAACAAGATTTAATAGATGTTCTAAATGATAAATACAAAATAGATAAAAAAGATATTATTGATTTTGAAATCAACAAAAAATCCGTAGACGCCCGACAAAAAAGAAAAATGATATATTTCGTTTATTCTGTTGATTTGAAAATCAAAAATGAAGAAAAATATGGAGAATTAAAATATGTTCAGACTATAAATGAAAAAGGTTATGAGCCACCAAAAAAAGGAGATAAAAAATTATCTTCAAGACCTATAATTGTTGGTTCTGGACCAGCAGGAATGTTTAGTGCGTTATTACTTGCCGAAGAAGGCTATAAGCCATTAATAATTGAACAAGGGGAACCTGTTAACAAAAGAGTTGAAGATATAAATAATTTCTGGAATAATGGAATTTTAAAAGAGAATTCTAATATTCAATTTGGTGAAGGTGGGGCAGGAACTTTTTCAGATGGGAAATTAACTACTTTGATAAAAGATAAATACGGAAGGATACAAAAAGTTTTTGATGAGTTTATAGAAAATGGAGCCCCAGAAGAAATAAAATATATAAAAAATCCTCACATAGGTACAGATATATTGAGAAATGTTGTATACAATATTAGAAAGAAAATTGAGTCTTTAGGGGGAGAATTTTTATTTTCTTCAAAACTCACGGATATAAAACTAAAAAACAACAAAATAGAATTTATAGAAATAAACGACAAAGATACAATCAAAACAGAAATTTTGATCTTAGCTATTGGACATAGTGCAAGAAAAACTTTTGAAATGCTTGCAAAAAATGGAGTATCTTTAGAACAAAAACCATTTTCTATGGGAGTAAGGATAGAACATCCACAAGAATTAATAAACAAAAATCAATACGGAAAATTCTACAAAGAGAAAATCCTTCCACAAGCTGAATACAAACTTTCAGAAAAAAATGGCAACAGAGGTATATATACTTTTTGCATGTGTCCGGGAGGTCAGGTTATTGCTTCAGCTTCAGAAGAAAATACAATAGTAACCAATGGGATGAGCGAGTTTAAAAGAAATAAAAATAATGCAAATAGTGCTATTTTGGTTAATGTGAATACAAATGATTTTCCAAATAAAAACCCATTGTCTGGTATTGAACTCCAAAGGAATTTAGAAAAATCCGCTTTTAAAAAGAACTATTTTGCTCCAGTTCAAAATGCAAGAGATTTCTTAGAAGGGAAAATAAGCAAAAATTATATAACTCAACCTTCTTACAAACCAGGAATCTACTCAGATAATTTGGAAAAATATTTACCAAAATATATTTCTGAAAATTTGAAATACGGAATACAAAAATTTGATAACAAAATAAATGGTTTTATAGATAAGGGAATTTTGACTGGTTTTGAAACAAGAAGTTCTTCGCCAGTTAGGATTTTAAGAAATGACTCATTGCAATCTGTAAATATTGAAGGTTTATATCCTGGTGGAGAAGGCGCAGGATATGCTGGAGGCATAACTTCTTCTGCTGTAGATGGAATAAAAATAGCCGAACAAATTATAAACAATTACACCAATAAAATTTGA